In a genomic window of Piliocolobus tephrosceles isolate RC106 chromosome 1, ASM277652v3, whole genome shotgun sequence:
- the LOC111545265 gene encoding 60S ribosomal protein L39-like, whose product MSSHKTFKLKRFLAKIQKQNRPIPQWIQMKTGDKIRYNSKRRHWRRTKLGL is encoded by the coding sequence ATGTCTTCTCACAAGACTTTCAAGCTTAAGCGATTCCTGGCCAAGATACAAAAGCAAAATCGTCCCATTCCCCAGTggattcagatgaaaactggagataaAATCAGGTACAACTCCAAAAGGAGACATTGGAGAAGAACCAAGCTGGGTCTATAA